From Impatiens glandulifera chromosome 7, dImpGla2.1, whole genome shotgun sequence:
GGGTACAAAAGATGTGAATGATGTCAGTTTGCACGATATCGTTTGGCCTGGAATGTCTACTGTCATCCCCAAAGGATGGGAATTTCCAGTGAGTGGTAAAAGGCTGAAAATTGCTGTTCCTTTTAAAGATGGTTTTACAGAATTTGTGAATGTGGTAGTGGACCCGATAACAAACCGGAAAATAGTAAGTGGCTACTCTATTGATATTTTCGATTCTGTAATGAGCGCTTTACCTTATGCTGTTCCATATGATTATTATCCTTACGAAAGCATGACTGGGGTAAAAGCCGGGTCTAGTTACTACAACGATTTGGTAAATCAAGTGTATCTCCAGGTTAGTTTGAAACTTGTTAAATCTCTGatctattgttattattattattaccttcTGTTTATACAAAGAAATTGACAATTCTCTCCCTATAGAACTTTGACGCTGCCGTTGGGGACATCACAATCACAGCAAACCGATCAAAATATGTGGATTTCACATTTCCTTACGCAGAAGGTGGTATTTCAATGATAGTTCCGATTACATATGAGGACATGAATAATAAATGGATATTCTTGAAGCCTTTAACGAAGGAATTATGGTTGACAAGTATAGCTTTCGCCATTGGAACTGGATTTGTTGTTTGGTTACTTGAACATAGAATCAACGCTGCTTTCAGAGGCCCCCCTTCACATCATGTTGGCATGATCCTTTACTTCCCATGTACAAGCCTAGTATTTGCAAATAGTTAAgtgtgtattttttatttatatatcttttaaattttctttGTGAAAAGGTTCTAATTTCATGTATGTTATCTGCAGGAGAAAGAATAGTAAGTAACTTAGCTAGGCTGGTTGTGGCAATTTGGTTGTTTGTTGTCCTTATATGGAGCTCAAGCTATACTGCAAGTTTATCATCTCGGCTAACACTGCAAAACCTTAAACCGATAGTGTCGGATGTGGAAGAGCTTAAAAGAAATGGGGATTATGTTGGATATGAGTATGGGTCGTTCATTGCTAACGTGCTTAAGGATATGAAAATTTCGGAGTCTAAGCTCAAAGACTACAAATCTCGGGGTGAATGTCATGAAGCTCTATCGATGGGAACCAACAATGGAGGTATATCTGCCTTCTTTGACGTCGTCCCTTACAACAAGTATTTTCTTTCCAAGTATTGTGACAAGTTCACGACTATTGGCCCTGTATATCACACCGACGGGTTTGGCTTTGTAAGTATTTTTTCATATGCTATTGACaagtatttgattaatttacaGGGTTGAAATTGTCTTTCATATGCTAGGTAAATCACGAACTTTATTACAGGTTTTTCCAAAGGGGAGTCCTCTTGTTGCCGATGTCTCTCGATCACTTATCAACATTATAGAAGGAAATCAACTTCTCGATCTTCAAAATAAATGGTTCGGAAGTTCGACTTGTGTTGGTTCTAGCAATGGTACACCCTCATCGGGTAGCCTAACACTCAACAGTTTCAAAGGGCTTTTCATCATAACTGGAACTATCACAGGACTATGTCTTGTGGTTTATCTAGGGAATTACATATTTCAGAACAGGAGTTTTTTGGTCGAGAGAATATCCGACAGAGGCTCTACATTATGGTCGAAATTCCGAGCTTTGGGTAAGCATTTCGATGGGAGGGACTTGAAATCATATCCGTTCCGAACTGATAGAGTTGCTCCATCCTTGATTGAGATTACTAGTGACGATCAGTTTTCACATGTTAGTTTTAATTCACCAAGAAACTCAAACTTAAATGAAGTTATCATTTCTTTATCACACGATGATGCCATAGATGCTAGAGAAGCAGTAGACCCCAACTCGCAAGATATGGTTGTGCTCGACCTGTCAacttaacaacattttgttatttAGTTAGTTTTGTATAGTTTTATATTGTTATTCAGTTAGTtagttttgtataattttatagttttcacCAAAGTAGCTCACTTAAAAAAATCTACGTTTTCATGTtcaattttcactaaaaacCCCTAGTTTTTCTTGAGAATAaactgattttaaaaataaaaattatgatgtATATCTGTATAGGTTGTTCATATTTCTATGATTTATAAGAACATTTagtagtttaatttaattaggaGTGTTATTTTAAGTGCTATTTTTTtacaacttaaataaaaatgagactCATAACTTTGGGATTGTTAGCTTctcaaatctaaataaataaataataatatcttaaaaaattgtatatacaCATATTCTTTAACCCGTAATTGTCATGTTTCCTTCTTTGTGAATAAACGCATTGAATCCACTTGTGTTGGAGTCATCAACTTTGTTTAGGCAAACGAGAGAGTTAGTGATAACCGCATTGTACGTTGATCGAATATATATGGCTGGTCTTCCAGATGTTGAAAAACTAATTATTGAGAtgaaaaattaagagaaatttGATATGGGTGTCGTGCAGACTGAAGAAGGATTAAATGACTTGAGTCAGATTTTTGTGAGGTTGAGATAGAGTATCTGTCTTAATAACTTTCGTGATACGGTGTCACATCGGATATCAAAAAAGGGGAGTTTGAGCAAGTGGTGGAGTATCAAAATATGATGGCATCAACCCCATTATATTTCGGATTTGCCGTCCGAATAAGAAACGATTGATCAGGTAAAAAAGAGATGTTGATCACTTGTGGAAGACATAATCCAAGCAACCTCAATTAAAATCTTTTATcctgaaattaaaaataataaatagtttttattcACGATGTGTCCAATAAAAAACCGGTAGATTCTGAGTCAAATTATAATGTCAATGAGAATTATCTGAATAGAATTTTCGACACATAATATGACGTTTAGTGAAAACAACTCTCTCTTGAGGGAGGTCATTGAATTAGAGATTAAAGTGTGGTCCAATATGCGTGAGATTTCACCCTTTCCGTATACTTTCCACACAAACCCTTCTTCATCGAACAACTATCAATGTTGTCGGCTGAAGAAACTAAATGATCTATAACAGAGTTATATGCAAGAAGAAATGCATGTCTCGAAACCGAGAAAAAGTTATTCTGATTAGATTTTATcaataactagcatttagcccgtgcatttgcacgagtaatattaatataaaaccgtgaaaaaaaattacggataacattttttatttttttttaaccgttttaagtttatgggtgggtcaacccacaattcgacccaagtatccatttactcaacacctatatagattagttagttaaaaagttgaacttatattaatattaaaacgtcccgcgtttatcaaatttggtgttgaatttaaaatataaagtctttgtagcctagttggttaaagagttgtacttgttttgttaggttgcaagttcgaaacatacctctagcatttttaattttatttttaaccgttttaaatttaaaaacgggtcaacccacaatccgacccaagtatccaaattaaccacagctctcgacccgccaatccggacactttaaaaattaagcatcattatatatatatagattagttagttaaaaagttgaacttatattaatattaaaacgtcccgcgtttatcaaatttggtgttgaatttaaaatataaagtctttgtagcctagttggttaaagagttgtacttgttttgttaggttgcaagttcgaaacatacctctagcatttttaattttatttttaaccgttttaaatttaaaaacgggtcaacccacaatccgacccaagtatccaaattaaccacagctctcgacccgccaatccggacactttaaaaattaagcatcattatatatatatagattggaAAGATTATTGCTAGGAACGTTTGTGAAATCGATGGTGTGAAGAGAGACTATCATCAAGTCAATATTGAGAACTCTTGGTAGTGAGATTAAAATTCGAAAGGTGTAACCCCAACAAGGTAGCTCAGTGGTAAAAGTCgatttaagagaccaaaatatcACGAGTTCGATTTTATTTGAAAGCGTAAATAGATGTCGTATGCGTCATAAGTATGTGGAATCGaaaactcacttatttttgcattgttAAGGGTGACTAGTATATGAAGTCTGTTGTGGAGTATTATTGAGATTTAGGTGATGTCTATGGATGACAATTATAATATGTCCCGTGGTTACCAATTCGAATTGCCCCGTTATGGGCGATTTTTCCTCAATTTGACCGATAGTTGACTGCGGATGAAGTGGGGATGATATTTGTCgttgtgtttaaacgatttttatcatcccaattatttaTGGTGAACTAtctagtttgagagaaatcgttGAATCTTCAATGATCTTAATCGCCTGattcgtatcattcataatatcattatcataacatttttttatattcattctgAAAAGTCGGAGGAGTAGGTCGGAGAATTATTCGTTCTTTTTAAGGATCTATGAGCTTAATAATATGTTGAGTAACGTGtctgtatttttttatttttttaaagatatgtTTTGTCGTTatgcttaaaatatttttattgtcccaattattttattatagactATCTAATTGGAAAGAAATCGTCGATTCTTCAATTATCGTAATCATCCAATTCGTATCAaacataatgttattattattacattttctGATATTCATTCTGAAATGTCGGTGAAGTAGGTTGGAGAATTATTCGTTCTTTTTAAAGATCTATGAGCTTAATAATCTGTTGGGTAATgtgtttgtatttttatttatattttttttcaaatgttatgcttaaactatttttattatccCGATTATTTTATGGTGAACTATCTAGTTAGACAGAAATCATTGAATTTTCAATAATCGTAGTTGTCCGATGCGTatcattaataatgttattattattacattttctgatatttattctaaaaaatcgATAGAGTAGGCCGGAGAATTATTCGTTATTTTAAAGCATCTATTAGCTTAATAATCTTGTTGGTAATGTGTTTGTATTTGtgtttaaacaaattttatataatacttaaaaactttttaaaaaaatgcatatacaataataaaataaaaaaattcaatactGCTTTTTTACATTTCTTACtcttaatgataaaataatttaacacaCATTTGAAGGATAAACTTTATccattaaaaacattatataataaaataatatcaattgattagaattaattatattttttgttttgcatATACAATCCACATACAACTAAACATAACACTCTGCAATACTAAAAGATTAACCATAATTAATTGGTTCCATTATAATAACTTTAGTTTAGTGGGGGATAAGTCATGCTATAAATCTATACAAATTACACTAAAACCAACCCTCTTTAGAAGAGAATGAGATTAAGCTGCTTAACTATCTTATAAAACTATACAAGAGAACTAATTACATAAGAAAGTGTTGTTAGGTAGACAGGTCAATCACAACCATATCTTGCGAGTTTGGGTTGACATCATCTATGGAATCATCGTGCGATAGAGAAACAATAACATTGCTTAAATTGGAGTTTCTGCGCGAACTACCTGAATTATAACTATGATTTGAAGACTGATCATGGCTAGTAATCTCAATCAAAGATGAAGTGACTCTATTGGTAGGAAAGTCCTTCCCATCGAAATTCACATGCAATGATCGGATTTTCGACCATAATGTAGAGCCTCTATCCGATATTCTCTCGACCAAAATGATCCTGTTCTGAATTATGTATTTGGCTAGATAGATCACAAGGCATAGTCCAGATATAGTTCCGGTTATGATGAAAAGCCCTTCGAAACTTTTAAGCGACAAGTTACTAGACGAGGGCGTACCGTTGCTTGAACCAACACACGTGGCACTTCCAAACCATTTTCTTTGCAGGTCAAGAATTTTATCGCCTTCTATAACCTTGATGAGTGCACGAGAGACATCAGCAACAAGAGGACTCCCCTTGGGGAAAACCTGTAAAGTTGACATCAACATTTTGGCAAGTAAGAACAATCTCATTTTGTATATTGGCTTATCAAAACACGAGATTCTAAGAGAATGTTAAAATCTTGTTTCATTGAAAAAGTATATTATTAGGACCCCTAATGTTTTTTTACCCATAATACCTAATGGTTATCCAAATAGcccaaaattatgaaaatatcctTTGTTTTTAATAGCTTAAAGTATTATAAAAAGTAAAGTAatgttattttagtattttaattaattttagaacaAGATCATCTCCATATCATGTCCGCTCAATTCAATCAAAGCGATTTCAATGAGAATCGAGACGCTTTCCACTTGAATTACTTTGAGTGAGTTTCATTTAACTATTTTACTATCAAATAAAACAGAGAAGACTTACAAAAGCATTCCCATCTGTGTGATATATGGGGCCGATAGTCGCGAACTTGTCACAATACTTggaaacaaaatatttgttgtACGGGATGACGCCAAAGAAGGCAGATATACCTCCATTGTTGGTTCCCATAGATAGAGCTTCATGACATTCACCCCGAGATTTGTAGACTTTGAGCTTAGAATCCGAAAAATTCATATCCTTAAGCACGTTAGCAACAAAAGATCCATACTCATATCCAACAAAATCCCCATTTCTTTTAAGCTCTTCCACATCCGACACTATAGGCTTAAGATTTTGCAGTGTTAGCCGAGACGATAAGCTTGCAGAATAGATTGAGCTCCATAAAAGGACAACAATAAACCATACTGCCACTACCAGCCTAGCTAAGTTGCTTACTATTTTTTCACCTGCAGACAAGTTTACATAAAATCAGGAGCTTATtgtaaaacaattataaaaaaaaaaaaatacttcacACTTAACTGTTTGCAAATACTAAGCTTGTACATGGGAAGTAAAGGATCATGCCAGCATGATGTGAAGGGGGGCCTCTGAAAGCAGTGTTGATTCTATGTTCAAGTAACCAAACAACAAACCCAGTTCCAATGGCTAAAGCTATGCTTGTCAACCATAATTCCTTCTTTAAAGGCTTaaaaaatatccatttattattCATGTCCTCATATGTAATCGGAACTATCATTGAAATACCTCCTTCTGCGTAAGGCAATGTGAAATCCACATATTTTGATCGGTTTGCTGTGATCGTTATGTCCCCAACAGCAGCGTCAAAGTTCTATAGGGAGAGCattgtcaattttttttgtataaacagaaggtaataataataataataataataacaataacaatagATCAGAGATTTAACAAGTTTCAAACTAACCTGGAGATACACTTGATAAACCAAATCGTTGTAGTAACTAGACCCGGCATTTACCCCAGTCATGTTTTCGAAAGGATAATAATCATATGGAACAGCATAAGGTAAAGCTCTCATTGCAGAATCGAAAATATCAATGGAGTAGCCACTTACTATTTTCCGGTTTGTTTTCGGGTCCACTACCACCTTCACGAATTCTGTAAAACCATTTTTAAAAGGAACTGCAATTTTCAGCCTTTTACCACTCACTGGAAATTCCCATCCTTTGGGCACGACAGTAGACTTTCCAGGCCATACGATATCGTGAAAACTGACATCATTTGTATCTATTGAACCCGGTACCCATATGCCCACCTCCTTCTCCTTGTTTCCTATTACATTCAATATCTTATACGCTGATGGCTGCAACTGCCCCTTATCGAGTTTAAAATTCCCACCATTTTCTACGAAACTCGTCTCCAACATTGCTTTCAGAAGCTCGGGCCCCGTTTGAGAAACTGGAAGAACCAGAAGCTCTGGTCCGGTTTGGTTGCCAGAATTAGAAATCTCTGCAGGTTGCTTAGGTGCTCCGATTCGTTCTGCTGACATGGCGAGTGCCCATAGAGTGTTGTAGGCCCATATCCCAAACATGCTCATGTTTAACTCTGACATGGGAATAAGAGGCTTCACGCCCAAGACTCCTTGCATGGCTTCAATAACATGAGAATCCAAACTGTAAAGCGAATCCGTCATATCATTAGTAACTATCCATGCATATCCCTCATTCATCATCCCTATCTCCTTAGCTTTTAGAAAGAGACGAGCGCCAATATTTGACAACATGTGTACCACAAATACCCTTGTCTGTTGAGTCATCATCTTGTACAATTCTTTGAGTATAAAGTCATCTGTAGCTGAAAGAGGGATTATACTTCTATACATTATTCGTACGTCAAAATCTTGTAATGCGTTTGACAAGTGTGGAACGACTCCTGTTCCATACTCCGTGTCTTCGTGTATTATGACAACTCCCCTCCACTGGAAGTATTTAACAACGGCAGCAATAGCCCCGACTTGGGCATCATCACTTTGAGCTGTTTGAATGAAATATGGAGTACGACGAAGAAGAGAAGGGCTTGTTGCAGAGAAGGAAATGATGGGGACGTGTGCTCTGTCTCCTAGATCCATGACAATGTTCGCTTGTGAAGATTTCTGAGGACCAATTATTGCATCTGTCTTGACATTCTTTAACAAATCGACCGCTGTTTTACATAAAACTAAATGTAAAAGA
This genomic window contains:
- the LOC124946223 gene encoding glutamate receptor 2.8-like — protein: MVKIKLHKEMRSSNNFSVYLLVLYLSFSGSESQRDVNNSTVLFNVGVILDTTTFVGNIGLTYLEMAHSDFYSTHTSYRTRLVLHVRDSNDQIIDAAAAAVDLLKNVKTDAIIGPQKSSQANIVMDLGDRAHVPIISFSATSPSLLRRTPYFIQTAQSDDAQVGAIAAVVKYFQWRGVVIIHEDTEYGTGVVPHLSNALQDFDVRIMYRSIIPLSATDDFILKELYKMMTQQTRVFVVHMLSNIGARLFLKAKEIGMMNEGYAWIVTNDMTDSLYSLDSHVIEAMQGVLGVKPLIPMSELNMSMFGIWAYNTLWALAMSAERIGAPKQPAEISNSGNQTGPELLVLPVSQTGPELLKAMLETSFVENGGNFKLDKGQLQPSAYKILNVIGNKEKEVGIWVPGSIDTNDVSFHDIVWPGKSTVVPKGWEFPVSGKRLKIAVPFKNGFTEFVKVVVDPKTNRKIVSGYSIDIFDSAMRALPYAVPYDYYPFENMTGVNAGSSYYNDLVYQVYLQNFDAAVGDITITANRSKYVDFTLPYAEGGISMIVPITYEDMNNKWIFFKPLKKELWLTSIALAIGTGFVVWLLEHRINTAFRGPPSHHAGMILYFPCTSLVFANSEKIVSNLARLVVAVWFIVVLLWSSIYSASLSSRLTLQNLKPIVSDVEELKRNGDFVGYEYGSFVANVLKDMNFSDSKLKVYKSRGECHEALSMGTNNGGISAFFGVIPYNKYFVSKYCDKFATIGPIYHTDGNAFPIYKMRLFLLAKMLMSTLQVFPKGSPLVADVSRALIKVIEGDKILDLQRKWFGSATCVGSSNGTPSSSNLSLKSFEGLFIITGTISGLCLVIYLAKYIIQNRIILVERISDRGSTLWSKIRSLHVNFDGKDFPTNRVTSSLIEITSHDQSSNHSYNSGSSRRNSNLSNVIVSLSHDDSIDDVNPNSQDMVVIDLST
- the LOC124944619 gene encoding glutamate receptor 2.8-like, with product MRSSNNFSVVLLVLYLCFSGSESQRDVNNSTISFNVGVVLDTTTFVGNIGLTYLEMAHSDFYSAHSSYRTRLVLHVRDSNDQIIDAAAAAVDLLKNVKADAIIGPQKSSQANIVMDLGDRAHVPIISFSATSPSLLRRTPYFIQTAQSDDTQVGAIAAIVKYFQWRGVVIIHEDTEYGTGVVPHLSNALQDFDVRIMYRSIIPLSATDDFILKELYKMMTQQTRVFVVHMSSNIGARLFLKAKEIGMMNEGYAWIITNDMTDLLYSLDSHVIEAMQGVLGVKPLIPMSELNTSMFGLWAYDTLWALAMSAERIGEPKQPAEISNSGNQTGPELLTLPVSQTGPELLKSILEASFQGVGGNFKLDKGQLQPSAYKILNVLGNKEKEVGMWAPGTKDVNDVSLHDIVWPGMSTVIPKGWEFPVSGKRLKIAVPFKDGFTEFVNVVVDPITNRKIVSGYSIDIFDSVMSALPYAVPYDYYPYESMTGVKAGSSYYNDLVNQVYLQNFDAAVGDITITANRSKYVDFTFPYAEGGISMIVPITYEDMNNKWIFLKPLTKELWLTSIAFAIGTGFVVWLLEHRINAAFRGPPSHHVGMILYFPCTSLVFANRERIVSNLARLVVAIWLFVVLIWSSSYTASLSSRLTLQNLKPIVSDVEELKRNGDYVGYEYGSFIANVLKDMKISESKLKDYKSRGECHEALSMGTNNGGISAFFDVVPYNKYFLSKYCDKFTTIGPVYHTDGFGFVFPKGSPLVADVSRSLINIIEGNQLLDLQNKWFGSSTCVGSSNGTPSSGSLTLNSFKGLFIITGTITGLCLVVYLGNYIFQNRSFLVERISDRGSTLWSKFRALGKHFDGRDLKSYPFRTDRVAPSLIEITSDDQFSHVSFNSPRNSNLNEVIISLSHDDAIDAREAVDPNSQDMVVLDLST